From Mucilaginibacter rubeus, a single genomic window includes:
- a CDS encoding phosphoribosylpyrophosphate synthetase, translated as MKNYETLVDATNDLLKRGYTANLSLDGDTIDDKEKDIQMTADDFEIDEFYRFEGASNPSDMSIVYAVSSSKYNLKGVLVNAYGTYANDSTSAIDAKLHHYMVSHNLHGEDRPTA; from the coding sequence ATGAAAAATTACGAAACTTTAGTGGATGCCACTAACGACCTCCTGAAGAGAGGATATACTGCCAACCTTAGCCTCGATGGCGATACCATTGACGATAAGGAGAAAGATATACAAATGACAGCTGATGATTTTGAGATAGACGAGTTTTACCGCTTTGAAGGCGCGAGTAATCCGTCAGATATGTCGATAGTGTACGCGGTGTCATCATCAAAATATAACTTAAAAGGGGTGCTTGTAAACGCCTACGGCACCTATGCTAATGACAGCACATCGGCCATTGATGCCAAATTGCATCATTACATGGTAAGCCATAACCTGCATGGCGAAGACAGGCCAACCGCTTAA